A DNA window from Comamonas sp. 26 contains the following coding sequences:
- a CDS encoding CoA-transferase subunit beta has translation MSEIALVDRVICAAARAWEKDGEVLATGIGLVPRLAASLCMKSINTDLMMTDSEAWVVSEPVPVGPRGDYKIKRESWMGFSRIFDNVWGGKRHAMVGPVQVDRFGQGNISMVGGDYARPKSMMLGVRGFPGNSINHANSFFVPNHSPKVFVSGEVDVVGSVGYNPARLAKGWTLEETTDIRFIFTNLCVLDFGGPDHQVRLVSLHPGVTVGQVQEATGFPVHIPANVGVTADPTPEQLALLAQLDPHNLRATAMGA, from the coding sequence ATGAGTGAAATTGCATTGGTCGATCGCGTCATCTGCGCCGCGGCACGCGCCTGGGAAAAAGACGGTGAAGTTCTGGCCACCGGCATTGGCCTGGTACCACGTCTGGCGGCTTCGCTGTGCATGAAGTCCATCAACACAGATCTGATGATGACGGACTCCGAAGCCTGGGTGGTCAGCGAGCCCGTGCCCGTCGGCCCCCGTGGTGACTACAAGATCAAGCGTGAGTCCTGGATGGGCTTCTCCCGCATCTTCGACAACGTCTGGGGTGGCAAGCGCCACGCCATGGTGGGCCCCGTTCAGGTGGACCGCTTTGGTCAGGGCAACATCTCCATGGTGGGCGGCGACTACGCACGTCCCAAGTCCATGATGCTGGGCGTGCGCGGTTTTCCGGGTAACTCCATCAACCACGCCAACTCCTTCTTTGTGCCCAACCACAGCCCCAAGGTGTTTGTGTCGGGCGAGGTGGATGTGGTTGGCTCTGTGGGCTATAACCCCGCACGCCTGGCCAAGGGCTGGACGCTGGAAGAAACCACGGACATCCGTTTCATCTTCACCAACCTTTGCGTGCTGGACTTCGGTGGCCCTGACCATCAGGTGCGACTGGTCTCTCTGCACCCCGGTGTGACGGTTGGGCAGGTGCAGGAAGCCACAGGTTTCCCGGTGCATATCCCTGCCAACGTGGGGGTGACGGCCGACCCCACACCCGAGCAGCTGGCTTTGCTGGCCCAGCTCGATCCGCACAACCTGCGCGCTACGGCCATGGGAGCGTGA
- a CDS encoding SDR family NAD(P)-dependent oxidoreductase produces MSKRLEGKVAFVTGGSSGIGASTAERFAQEGATVVICGRRKEALDEVVAKIKAAGGKAEAVVADVGIEAQIVGALEQTAQAHGKLDILVNNAMAYTWGGIEAMSTQDWQANFGTSVDGTFWGTRTALKLMKNGGGSIINLSSICGTLGTPYMAGYSAAKAAVINFSRAAAAEGAAAGVRVNVIIPAVIETPATAGMLADEASRQTTEKLIPMGRVGQSQEVANAILFLASDEASYVTGASLPVDGGRSAVLVTAL; encoded by the coding sequence ATGAGCAAGCGTCTGGAAGGCAAAGTGGCATTCGTTACCGGTGGTAGCTCCGGCATTGGTGCTTCAACGGCAGAGCGTTTCGCCCAAGAGGGTGCCACGGTGGTGATTTGCGGTCGCCGCAAGGAAGCGCTGGATGAAGTCGTTGCCAAGATCAAGGCAGCGGGCGGCAAGGCTGAAGCGGTTGTGGCCGATGTGGGGATTGAGGCTCAAATTGTGGGCGCGCTGGAGCAAACTGCACAGGCGCACGGCAAGCTGGACATTCTGGTGAACAACGCCATGGCCTATACCTGGGGTGGCATTGAAGCCATGTCCACGCAAGACTGGCAAGCCAACTTCGGCACGTCGGTGGACGGTACTTTCTGGGGCACGCGCACGGCCTTGAAGCTGATGAAGAATGGTGGCGGCTCCATCATCAACCTCAGCTCGATCTGCGGCACGCTGGGCACACCCTATATGGCGGGCTACTCGGCAGCCAAGGCTGCGGTGATTAATTTCTCGCGTGCAGCGGCTGCCGAAGGTGCTGCTGCGGGTGTGCGCGTGAACGTGATCATTCCTGCGGTGATCGAAACGCCCGCCACTGCCGGCATGTTGGCTGATGAGGCGTCTCGCCAGACCACGGAAAAGCTGATCCCCATGGGGCGCGTCGGTCAGTCGCAAGAAGTGGCCAATGCCATTTTGTTCCTGGCCAGCGATGAGGCCAGCTATGTGACCGGTGCCTCGCTGCCTGTGGATGGCGGTCGTTCGGCTGTGCTGGTGACGGCGCTGTAA
- a CDS encoding alkene reductase has product MNQTLFTPTHFGKIALQNRVVMAPMTRNRAEVDGTPTDIMAEHYGQRGDAGLIVAEGAWPEVTGQAYCRQPGIETAEHVRGWRKVTDAVHARGGSIVLQIMHSGRIGSSQIKPAGVRSISPSAIQAQGKIWTDAAGMQDFDVPHALSAGEVRKAIAEHAAAAKRAVDAGFDGVELHGTSGYLSLQFLHSSTNQRTDEYGGNAASRARFAVECLAAMGEAIGIARVGLRLNPGNTFNDTSDENSEATHAELMRQAAKLDIAYLHVMRALFEPSIDAFKLARENFGANLILNDGFNAESAEAALQAGEGQAVSFARHFIANPDLVMRMRLGLPLSKFDRNTLYTAGAKGYNDYAQADEIQTA; this is encoded by the coding sequence ATGAATCAAACGCTTTTTACGCCCACCCATTTCGGCAAGATTGCACTGCAAAATCGCGTTGTCATGGCGCCCATGACGCGCAATCGCGCAGAGGTAGATGGCACGCCCACGGACATCATGGCCGAGCACTATGGTCAGCGCGGTGATGCAGGTTTGATCGTTGCTGAAGGTGCATGGCCTGAAGTGACGGGCCAAGCCTATTGCCGCCAGCCCGGCATTGAAACGGCCGAGCATGTGCGGGGCTGGCGCAAGGTGACGGATGCAGTGCATGCACGCGGTGGCTCCATCGTGCTGCAGATCATGCATTCGGGTCGCATTGGCAGCAGCCAGATCAAGCCTGCGGGTGTGCGCTCGATATCACCATCGGCCATTCAGGCGCAGGGCAAGATCTGGACCGATGCCGCTGGCATGCAGGACTTTGATGTGCCTCACGCTTTGAGTGCTGGCGAAGTGCGCAAAGCCATTGCCGAGCACGCTGCAGCCGCCAAGCGCGCTGTGGATGCGGGTTTTGATGGCGTAGAGCTGCACGGCACCAGTGGCTATCTGAGCCTGCAGTTTCTGCACTCCAGCACCAACCAGCGCACCGATGAATACGGCGGCAACGCTGCCAGCCGTGCGCGCTTTGCGGTGGAGTGTCTGGCTGCCATGGGTGAAGCGATTGGGATTGCCCGCGTGGGCCTGCGCCTGAACCCCGGCAACACCTTCAACGACACCTCGGATGAAAACTCTGAGGCCACCCATGCAGAGCTGATGCGCCAGGCAGCCAAGCTGGACATTGCCTACCTGCACGTCATGCGTGCACTGTTTGAGCCTTCAATTGATGCCTTCAAGCTGGCTCGTGAGAACTTTGGTGCCAACCTGATTCTTAACGATGGCTTTAATGCAGAAAGCGCTGAAGCGGCGCTGCAGGCTGGCGAGGGCCAGGCGGTGTCGTTTGCACGACATTTCATTGCCAACCCAGATCTGGTAATGCGCATGCGTCTGGGCTTGCCGTTGAGCAAGTTTGATCGCAACACCCTCTACACCGCTGGTGCCAAGGGCTACAACGATTATGCGCAGGCTGACGAGATTCAGACCGCCTGA
- a CDS encoding SGNH/GDSL hydrolase family protein: protein MTTFDTGNPLGSPDPRDLFDNAQNTDDAVNGEGKTWVDRFGRTRVSMKGVEEAVPDAIAARDDATSARDAAVLARDASVAAAGPMYLTEAAGRAAVADGETFKVQGSGNVATTMYRRTSAAVSTLVAEFPSVAAVDGVSRAFQGAVPVEIYSAANEFVGYYLRTSDGALSASATAACAFIPVTPGNTYRIKASSFSASNFKLAYRASKALTVGASIAVGVLVDRGVAGEREFTVPNDASIKYACINVMLSSGAWDIRGSVSVHVISAIDFPDATARAAVSGLIAQEPVGKGDLGSLVVNLYDASRNVADRYINLASGSANYGNISVSAGTMLGRFPVTPGLTYRITASSFSSTTFGVILKANDDPLDIYSLNGLEPLVAETSSTRLLSVPLGSSAKFAFLNLVFPSFSWDIRASLKIEVVEEIGSIRGRHLADAVARQLFSGSTAGRLRGKRWVVVGDSITQKTYRSNLNYHDYVSQLVGGMLIDNYGIGGSGYYNRSGVADTITSSPDFITVFLGTNDWAGAGGTNLPLGAFGDTGTATMSGCINTLLSGLIAKFFGVPIGVVTPLPRFSNWGSAAAPNASGYTLKQLSELIKQYAAHYSLPWLDLYSSSNLPVWIAAANELYFTAPGETVPDGLHPNDAGHQVMGRKFIELLARL from the coding sequence ATGACGACATTCGACACAGGCAACCCGCTGGGGAGCCCAGATCCCCGTGATCTGTTTGACAACGCGCAGAACACCGATGACGCGGTAAACGGCGAGGGCAAGACTTGGGTGGATCGGTTTGGCCGCACTCGCGTCTCTATGAAGGGCGTGGAGGAGGCCGTGCCTGATGCGATTGCTGCCAGGGATGACGCTACATCGGCCCGGGATGCGGCTGTCTTAGCGCGCGATGCATCTGTCGCTGCCGCTGGTCCTATGTATTTGACCGAAGCTGCCGGCCGAGCAGCTGTAGCCGATGGCGAAACCTTCAAGGTTCAAGGCAGTGGAAATGTGGCGACGACTATGTATCGCCGTACCAGCGCCGCAGTTAGCACTTTGGTGGCTGAATTTCCTTCTGTGGCCGCTGTAGACGGCGTATCTCGGGCATTCCAGGGTGCTGTTCCGGTTGAAATCTACAGTGCCGCCAATGAGTTTGTTGGCTACTACCTTCGCACGTCCGATGGTGCCCTGTCGGCATCAGCTACTGCGGCATGTGCGTTTATCCCTGTCACACCAGGCAATACCTATCGGATTAAAGCCTCGTCGTTTAGCGCTTCCAACTTCAAGCTAGCCTACCGAGCCAGTAAGGCCTTGACTGTTGGTGCATCTATTGCTGTCGGTGTGCTTGTTGATAGAGGCGTTGCCGGTGAGCGCGAGTTCACTGTGCCTAACGATGCCAGCATCAAGTATGCATGCATCAACGTCATGCTTTCCAGTGGGGCTTGGGACATCCGCGGCAGTGTCTCTGTCCATGTGATATCGGCCATTGACTTCCCGGACGCGACGGCGCGCGCCGCAGTGTCGGGCCTCATTGCGCAAGAGCCCGTCGGTAAGGGTGACCTGGGTAGCTTGGTTGTAAACCTGTATGACGCATCGCGAAACGTCGCAGACCGCTATATCAACCTGGCCTCGGGCTCTGCAAACTACGGAAATATCTCCGTATCAGCGGGCACGATGCTTGGGCGTTTTCCTGTTACTCCGGGGCTCACCTATCGGATTACTGCATCCTCGTTCTCGTCGACGACATTCGGGGTCATTCTGAAGGCAAACGACGATCCGCTGGATATTTACTCGCTCAATGGACTGGAGCCATTGGTCGCTGAGACTTCGTCCACACGCTTACTGTCCGTGCCTTTGGGGAGCAGCGCAAAATTTGCCTTCTTGAACTTAGTTTTCCCAAGTTTCAGTTGGGATATTCGCGCCTCTTTAAAGATCGAAGTCGTCGAAGAGATCGGCTCCATACGTGGGCGGCATCTGGCTGATGCAGTTGCCCGGCAACTGTTCTCTGGATCGACTGCTGGGCGATTGCGCGGCAAGCGCTGGGTCGTTGTTGGCGACAGCATTACTCAGAAGACCTACCGATCCAATCTCAACTATCACGACTATGTGAGCCAGCTGGTCGGCGGGATGCTGATCGACAACTATGGCATTGGTGGGAGCGGCTATTACAACCGCAGCGGTGTTGCAGACACGATCACGTCATCACCTGATTTCATCACCGTCTTCCTGGGAACCAACGATTGGGCTGGTGCAGGTGGGACCAATCTCCCATTGGGGGCCTTTGGTGACACAGGTACGGCGACCATGTCCGGTTGCATCAATACCTTGTTGAGCGGGTTGATTGCCAAGTTCTTCGGTGTGCCCATCGGCGTTGTCACGCCTCTGCCTCGTTTCAGTAATTGGGGAAGTGCGGCGGCTCCAAATGCTTCGGGCTATACGCTGAAGCAACTTTCCGAGCTAATCAAGCAATATGCGGCGCATTACTCGCTGCCTTGGCTTGATCTTTACTCCTCATCGAATCTGCCTGTATGGATTGCAGCTGCCAATGAGCTGTATTTCACCGCACCAGGTGAGACAGTGCCTGACGGCTTACACCCCAATGATGCTGGACATCAGGTGATGGGCCGAAAGTTCATCGAATTGCTCGCTCGTCTCTAG
- a CDS encoding enoyl-CoA hydratase — MENAASSEFVTREDKAVYETDEPVLYSVDNGIATVTMNRPTFNNVQNSQMTYALDTAFRKATDDDSVKVIVLRGAGKHFSAGHDIGTPGRDINKPFDRAHLWWDHTNKPGGEQLFAREQEVYLGMCRRWRDIPKPLIAMVQGACVAGGLMLAWVCDLIVASDDAFFQDPVVRMGIPGVEYFAHAHELHPRIAKEFLLLGDRMTADRAYQMGMVNRVVPRAELQEQVDAIALRLTAQPRLGLALTKMVVNKAEELQGLRSTMDMAFGYHHFAHAHSQAMGMGQLGGQDAKTMASANKKEVAQ, encoded by the coding sequence ATGGAAAATGCAGCTTCCAGCGAATTTGTGACACGCGAAGACAAGGCCGTCTACGAAACCGACGAGCCCGTGCTCTACAGCGTGGACAACGGCATTGCCACGGTCACCATGAATCGGCCCACGTTCAACAACGTGCAGAACTCGCAGATGACCTATGCGCTGGATACTGCCTTCCGCAAGGCGACCGATGACGATAGCGTCAAGGTCATCGTGCTGCGCGGTGCAGGCAAGCACTTCAGCGCGGGGCACGATATTGGTACGCCCGGTCGAGACATCAATAAGCCTTTTGACCGTGCGCACCTGTGGTGGGATCACACCAACAAGCCCGGTGGCGAGCAATTGTTTGCCCGTGAGCAAGAGGTTTATCTGGGCATGTGCCGCCGCTGGCGCGACATTCCAAAACCTCTGATCGCCATGGTGCAAGGCGCCTGCGTGGCGGGCGGCCTGATGCTGGCCTGGGTCTGCGATCTGATTGTGGCCAGCGATGACGCGTTCTTTCAGGACCCCGTAGTGCGCATGGGCATCCCCGGCGTGGAGTACTTTGCCCACGCTCACGAGCTGCATCCCCGCATCGCCAAAGAATTCCTGCTGCTGGGCGATCGCATGACTGCAGACCGTGCCTACCAGATGGGCATGGTCAACCGCGTGGTGCCACGTGCCGAGCTGCAAGAGCAGGTCGATGCCATCGCTTTGCGCCTGACAGCCCAGCCCCGTCTGGGTCTGGCACTGACCAAGATGGTTGTCAACAAGGCTGAAGAGCTGCAGGGGCTGCGCTCCACCATGGACATGGCCTTTGGCTACCACCACTTTGCGCACGCTCACAGC
- a CDS encoding VOC family protein — MMEIRGLAYVVAESSDLDRWVSYARDVLGMMPSTTADGDLLIKMDERQFRFQVQPGSQDKYFASGWEVANKEAFEQALKALEAADVRYEIGNAALCAKRRVQQLAIVQDPSGNRHEIVWGFKSDFTHFASPQGVSRFITGDYGLGHTVLPAPDFDKTATFVSDVLGFGLSDIYNFKPAGDEGPTIRIHFFHCANARHHSLALAEFPSPSGCVHVMVEVDNMPEVGRAMDRMQKGEVKLSATLGQHTNDKMISFYMKTPSNFDLEFGYGGAIIDWDHHITHEFTTVSLWGHDFSVGRPENN, encoded by the coding sequence ATGATGGAAATACGTGGACTAGCGTACGTTGTCGCTGAGAGCTCTGATTTGGATCGCTGGGTCAGCTATGCACGTGACGTGCTTGGCATGATGCCCAGCACCACCGCTGATGGCGATTTGCTGATCAAGATGGATGAACGTCAGTTCCGCTTCCAGGTTCAGCCTGGCAGCCAGGACAAGTACTTTGCATCCGGTTGGGAAGTGGCCAACAAGGAAGCCTTTGAGCAGGCGCTCAAGGCGCTGGAAGCCGCTGATGTTCGTTACGAAATTGGCAATGCCGCACTGTGCGCCAAGCGTCGCGTGCAGCAGCTGGCTATCGTGCAGGACCCTTCGGGCAACCGCCACGAAATCGTCTGGGGCTTCAAGTCCGATTTCACCCACTTCGCATCGCCCCAAGGTGTGTCGCGCTTCATCACCGGTGACTACGGCCTGGGCCACACCGTGCTGCCCGCACCGGACTTTGACAAGACCGCAACCTTTGTGAGCGACGTGCTGGGCTTTGGTCTCTCGGACATCTACAACTTCAAGCCCGCAGGCGATGAAGGCCCGACCATCCGCATTCACTTCTTCCATTGTGCCAATGCCCGTCACCACAGCCTGGCGCTGGCTGAGTTCCCTTCTCCATCGGGCTGCGTGCACGTGATGGTCGAGGTGGACAACATGCCCGAAGTGGGCCGTGCCATGGACCGCATGCAAAAGGGCGAAGTCAAACTTTCGGCCACGCTGGGTCAGCACACCAACGACAAGATGATCTCGTTCTACATGAAGACGCCCTCCAATTTCGACCTGGAGTTCGGCTATGGCGGCGCCATCATCGACTGGGATCACCACATCACGCATGAATTCACGACCGTCAGCCTCTGGGGACACGACTTCAGCGTAGGTCGTCCTGAAAACAACTAA
- a CDS encoding SDR family NAD(P)-dependent oxidoreductase encodes MRLTGKVAVVTGAGQGMGRAIAQRFADEGATVVAVDLNEEAAKQTLEGKGGKHLARSVNVGDSAAIDTLFAEIKQNLGSVDVLVNNAGVGSVDQFADITDATWERVIGVNLNGAFYCARAAVKQMQEGQGGAIVNISSTSAVSGDGPAHYCASKAALMGLTRGMAKELASKKIRVNTLVPGPTNTPMMQGIPQEWADAIIAGVPMGRMAEPDDIAKVAVFLASDDSGFVTGQNVAVNGGSAFL; translated from the coding sequence ATGCGTTTAACAGGAAAAGTGGCCGTGGTCACAGGGGCCGGCCAAGGCATGGGCCGTGCGATTGCACAGCGTTTTGCAGATGAAGGCGCTACCGTGGTGGCGGTTGATCTGAACGAAGAAGCTGCCAAGCAGACGCTGGAAGGCAAGGGCGGCAAGCACCTGGCACGTTCCGTCAACGTGGGTGACAGCGCAGCCATTGACACGCTGTTTGCTGAAATCAAGCAAAACCTGGGCTCTGTGGATGTGCTGGTGAACAATGCAGGCGTGGGCTCTGTGGATCAGTTTGCCGATATCACCGATGCCACCTGGGAGCGCGTGATTGGCGTGAACCTGAATGGTGCTTTCTACTGCGCCCGTGCAGCGGTCAAGCAGATGCAAGAAGGCCAGGGCGGCGCCATCGTCAACATCTCCAGCACCTCGGCTGTCAGCGGTGACGGCCCTGCTCACTACTGCGCTTCCAAGGCTGCGCTGATGGGTCTGACCCGTGGCATGGCCAAGGAACTGGCCTCCAAGAAGATCCGCGTGAACACGCTGGTTCCCGGCCCCACCAACACACCCATGATGCAAGGCATTCCTCAGGAATGGGCTGATGCCATCATCGCTGGCGTGCCCATGGGCCGCATGGCCGAACCCGATGACATTGCCAAGGTGGCAGTGTTCCTGGCCAGCGATGACAGCGGTTTTGTGACCGGTCAGAACGTGGCAGTCAACGGCGGCAGCGCCTTCCTGTAA
- a CDS encoding nuclear transport factor 2 family protein: MSEPVNQWPKTLEERIDRLESLDAIRQLAGKYSLSLDMRDMDAHVNLFAPDIKVGKDKVGRDHFMAWQDSTLRDQFTGTSHHLGQHIIEFVDKNHATGVVYSKNEHECGAEWVIMQMLYWDDYERIDGEWFFRRRLPCYWYATDLNKPPIGDMKMRWPGREPYHGAFHDLFPSWKEFWANRPGKDELPQVAAPAPLEQFLKTMRRGTPAPRMRVR, from the coding sequence ATGAGTGAACCCGTGAATCAGTGGCCAAAAACGCTGGAAGAGCGTATCGACAGGCTGGAGTCGCTGGATGCGATTCGTCAGCTGGCTGGCAAGTACTCCCTGTCGCTGGACATGCGTGACATGGATGCCCACGTCAACCTGTTTGCACCCGATATCAAGGTGGGCAAAGACAAGGTTGGACGTGATCATTTCATGGCCTGGCAGGACAGTACGCTGCGTGACCAGTTCACGGGCACTTCCCATCATCTGGGGCAGCACATCATCGAGTTCGTGGACAAGAATCACGCCACCGGCGTCGTCTATTCCAAGAACGAGCATGAGTGCGGTGCCGAGTGGGTCATCATGCAGATGCTGTACTGGGATGACTACGAGCGCATTGACGGTGAGTGGTTCTTCCGCCGCCGTCTGCCCTGCTACTGGTATGCCACCGATCTGAATAAGCCGCCCATTGGCGACATGAAGATGCGCTGGCCCGGTCGTGAGCCCTATCACGGTGCTTTTCACGACCTGTTCCCTAGCTGGAAAGAGTTCTGGGCCAACCGCCCCGGCAAGGATGAGCTGCCACAAGTGGCAGCACCTGCGCCGCTGGAGCAGTTTCTCAAAACCATGCGCCGTGGCACGCCAGCACCGCGCATGCGTGTGCGCTAA
- a CDS encoding CoA transferase subunit A, protein MANKLMTAKDVVASIKDGMTIGIGGWGPRRKPMALVRELLRSDVKDLTVVAYGGADVGMLCAAGKVKKLIFAFVSLDFIPLEPYFRKARQNGSIEVMEIDEGHMVLGLKAAGMRIPYIPTRVGLGTDVIKHNSGIKLVDSPYDNKEWVAMPAINLDVALLHVDRADSRGVCQIAGPDIYMDDLFARAATNTFVSCDELVESSTFESADAARLVFWERSETTGVVHLPGGAHPTSCAPLYGFDVKHFKEYVASSKEEGGWNEYQQKYVQCTEQEYLEKVGGMDAIKRLPLPVF, encoded by the coding sequence ATGGCCAATAAATTAATGACAGCGAAGGACGTTGTGGCATCCATCAAGGATGGCATGACGATTGGTATTGGTGGCTGGGGCCCTCGCCGCAAGCCCATGGCTCTGGTGCGAGAGCTACTGCGCAGCGACGTCAAAGATCTGACCGTGGTGGCTTATGGCGGTGCTGATGTGGGCATGTTGTGCGCCGCTGGCAAGGTCAAGAAACTGATCTTCGCCTTTGTGTCGCTGGACTTCATTCCACTGGAGCCTTACTTCCGCAAGGCCCGCCAGAACGGCTCCATCGAAGTGATGGAAATCGACGAAGGCCACATGGTGCTGGGCCTGAAGGCTGCTGGCATGCGCATTCCCTACATCCCCACTCGCGTGGGTCTGGGTACCGATGTGATCAAGCACAACAGCGGCATCAAGCTGGTGGACTCTCCTTACGACAACAAGGAGTGGGTTGCGATGCCTGCTATCAATCTGGATGTAGCCCTGCTGCATGTGGACCGCGCTGACTCGCGTGGTGTTTGCCAGATTGCAGGCCCCGATATTTATATGGACGACCTGTTTGCCCGCGCTGCTACCAATACGTTTGTGAGCTGCGACGAACTGGTTGAATCCAGCACTTTCGAGTCGGCTGACGCTGCGCGACTGGTGTTCTGGGAGCGTTCCGAGACAACTGGCGTGGTTCACCTGCCCGGCGGTGCTCACCCCACATCCTGCGCGCCTCTGTATGGCTTTGACGTCAAGCACTTCAAGGAATACGTAGCCAGCAGCAAGGAAGAGGGCGGCTGGAACGAATATCAGCAGAAGTACGTGCAGTGCACGGAGCAGGAATATCTGGAAAAAGTGGGTGGTATGGACGCAATCAAGCGCCTGCCCCTGCCTGTGTTCTAA
- a CDS encoding LexA family transcriptional regulator, which translates to MPVQLTASPVALPLADCSVRAGFPSPAEDFSGKRLDIAELLVEHPQATYLLRVAGPSMREYGIDDGDLIVVDRALRPRHGSIVVALLDNDFTVKVLHNAGGCFKLKAGNPTYPDIVPKENQELAIWGVVKSCIKRFA; encoded by the coding sequence ATGCCCGTCCAACTCACTGCCTCCCCAGTTGCTTTGCCTCTGGCAGATTGCAGCGTGCGCGCAGGCTTCCCCTCTCCAGCCGAGGACTTCTCCGGCAAACGGCTGGACATAGCCGAGCTGCTGGTTGAGCACCCGCAGGCCACGTACCTATTGCGGGTGGCCGGGCCATCCATGCGCGAGTACGGCATCGATGACGGCGACCTCATCGTGGTTGACCGGGCACTGCGCCCACGCCATGGCAGCATCGTCGTGGCCCTGCTTGATAACGACTTCACCGTTAAGGTGCTGCACAACGCTGGCGGCTGCTTCAAGCTCAAGGCCGGCAACCCGACCTATCCCGACATCGTCCCCAAAGAGAACCAAGAGCTCGCAATCTGGGGCGTGGTCAAGTCCTGCATCAAACGCTTTGCATGA